A region from the Lolium perenne isolate Kyuss_39 chromosome 4, Kyuss_2.0, whole genome shotgun sequence genome encodes:
- the LOC139830450 gene encoding uncharacterized protein has translation MASTSDQATNVSNIAGMLNGIEQLNGSNYVTWKEKLEITMALLNIDYALLNDPPEVPKENNENYEAFKKEYDIIKTKWDDSNRKCLMMIKGSITQSMRGALPDCETAKGYFAKIEHQFKGSSKVYATSLIRRLIDEKYDPTGSLREHIMKKCNMAAKLKTMEMEISNGFLVHFIMSSLPPQFDPFMINYNAMDVKWEIDEMMARCVQEEERLKADRIDHVNQFGHSQKKKYRKFVNEYVKPKPYKFKEKGQSSKGSQQKKPEKAPNAEGNNSNACHFCGKGGHRRKDCFGFKRWLKERGIQYEEDPKKRGKNN, from the exons ATGGCATCAACTTCAGACCAAG CAACTAATGTCTCTAATATTGCTGGAATGCTAAATGGCATCGAACAGCTAAATGGCAGCAATTATGTCACGTGGAAGGAGAAGCTTGAGATCACTATGGCCTTACTCAATATTGATTATGCTCTCCTTAATGATCCTCCTGAGGTGCCTAAAGAAAATAATGAAAATTATGAAGCCTTCAAGAAGGAATATGACATTATTAAGACTAAGTGGGATGACTCTAATCGCAAGTGCCTTATGATGATAAAGGGCTCCATTACACAGAGTATGAGGGGAGCCCTTCCTGATTGTGAGACAGCAAAAGGGTACTTTGCAAAAATTGAGCATCAATTTAAAGGGTCTTCTAAAGTTTATGCAACAAGTCTTATTAGAAGGCTAATTGATGAAAAATATGATCCCACTGGAAGTCTTCGAGAGCATATTATGAAAAAGTGCAACATGGCCGCCAAACTAAAGACAATGGAGATggaaatctctaatggtttcctcGTCCATTTTATTATGTCATCTTTGCCTCCCCAATTTGATCCATTTATGATCAACTATAATGCGATGGATGTTAAATGGGAGATTGATGAAATGATGGCGCGATGtgtgcaagaagaagaaaggctTAAGGCTGACAGAATTGATCATGTTAATCAGTTTGGTCATTCACAAAAGAAGAAGTATAGAAAATTTGTGAATGAATATGTGAAGCCCAAGCCTTATAAGTTCAAGGAAAAAGGCCAATCCTCAAAAGGTTCACAGCAAAAGAAGCCAGAAAAAGCGCCTAATGCTGAAGGAAATAATTCCAATGCTTGCCACTTTTGTGGAAAAGGTGGGCATAGGCGAAAGGATTGTTTTGGCTTCAAGAGATGGCTCAAAGAAAGAG GGATTCAATATGAGGAAGACCCTAAAAAGAGGGGAAAGAACAATTAG